From Haloglomus litoreum, the proteins below share one genomic window:
- a CDS encoding Mut7-C RNAse domain-containing protein — protein MPDDLSGPFLLDVMLGSLATYLRMCGYDAAYALDGHRGTEADDELLAAARREDRTLLTRDVQLAARAGDRGVLLESRDVTDQLRELHAAGLGLSLDDRPARCGSCNGPVARVADGERAAHAPDDRAAWACERCGQQFWRGSHWDRVAGTLAEIRAENEPN, from the coding sequence ATGCCCGACGACCTCTCCGGCCCGTTCCTGCTGGACGTCATGCTGGGCAGCCTCGCCACGTACCTGCGGATGTGCGGCTACGACGCGGCGTACGCGCTGGACGGGCACCGGGGGACGGAGGCCGACGACGAACTGCTCGCGGCGGCCCGGCGGGAGGACCGCACGCTCCTCACCCGCGACGTCCAGCTGGCCGCACGGGCGGGCGACCGCGGGGTCCTGCTCGAATCGCGCGACGTGACCGACCAGCTCCGGGAGCTGCACGCGGCCGGACTGGGCCTCTCGCTCGACGACCGACCGGCGCGCTGTGGGTCCTGCAACGGCCCCGTCGCGCGGGTGGCCGACGGCGAGCGCGCCGCGCACGCCCCCGACGACCGGGCGGCCTGGGCCTGCGAGCGCTGTGGCCAGCAGTTCTGGCGGGGGAGCCACTGGGACCGGGTGGCCGGGACGCTCGCCGAGATCCGTGCCGAGAACGAGCCGAACTGA